The sequence aaagaggggctggccccatggcctagtggttaagtttgacacactccacttcggcagcccgggttcagttcccaggtgtcgACCTACGCCACTTattgacagccatgctgtggtggcaacccatacacaaaatagaggaagattggcacaggtgttagatcagggtgaatcttcctcagcaagaaaaagaaaacttgaaagttCATAAGACTGACCAGAGAAATGCAGAGGAAGGTGAGATATACTGATGTTATGTTGTACAAGCTAATATTTTACTGCTTTAATCAATAATCTGATTTGTGTGTTGgtcaaaatttgtcattttaaggaCATTTAAgacacagtcatgcaccacataacaacatttcggtcaacaCCAGACCACATAGATAAGGTGCTCctatgagattagtaccatatagcctagtgtgtagtaggctatgtaccatctaggtttgtgtaagtacactctgtgatgtctGCACAACCATGATCACCTAacaagcatttctcagaatgtctctGTCATTGAGCAACATGTGACTGTGTCTTCATTTCAACAGAAGGCTGCATCGCCACCTTTCTGCTTGAGAGGTCGTTTTTAATCAGGCCTCTCAATCATGAGCTTTCCTTTGGCATGAGAAAGTAGTAACAGCCTCTCCGTGTGTTTCCACTGTTGGACTAGCTCACCGTCAGCCCCTTCCCCTTGCCGTCAACCTCCTGTGACTTCCCCACACTTGTGGGTCATGGTAGTGACTGgcataaaaagcaatgaaatccTTTCCAAATAGAAGGTTCTCAAACGGGATGCAACATAAAACAGAAGCCCCACTTCCCCAGGATGCAGGGAGACGGTGCAGGAGGCCATTGGGAAACAGAGCACACACGGCTTCTTCCCAGCAGGGATACAGTTCGGAAAATTTAACCTTATTTTCCTCTGTACTTAATGGAAGTATTTTTACTTGGCATTAtgtagtaaaaatagaaaatcaataatcTCAGGGATCTGGGTTGGCCCATGACACATGTTAAATATTGAAGAGAATTTGTGATTGTAAAACTTTAACTCCAGAATTCATTTGCTAGAGAAGCCCTTTTACTACCCCAGGCTGGTCAGACAGGAGACGGACCTCGTGGAGCCCCTTGCGAGGCCACGCGAGCTGGGCCCGCCGTACGCAGCCGCAGTAGTGCGCTGGGGGTTGCGGCCGAAGTCCCTGGCCTCGCGCAGACGCAGTAGCTGGCCGCGGGGCCGTCCAAAGTTCCCGGCCTCGCGCAGACGCAGTAGCGGGCTGAGGAGGCGGCCAACGGTCGCGGGCTCCCTGTCTTCGCGCCTCGGAGTGTGCGTGTCgccttcccctttccctcccagcGCCGGTTCAGTGAGTGGCCATGAGCTGGGCTGTGGGCGTCCTGCGGGCCGGCCGGAGCGTGAACGCTGCGAGAGCGAGTTTCCTGTCCCCCAGGATGGCGCCGTGTCCCCGCCAGGCGGCAGGCGGCTCTCCCGTGGCCAAGGTGGCGACCGTCCAGCGTGAGCTGCTGGAGCCCTTCTCGTCGGAGGAGGCCGTGCGCCGCAGCAAGGTCTCGGTGGTGGGCACCGGCGCGGTGGGCATGGCCTGTGCCGTGAGCATCCTGTTGAAGGGCCTGAGTGACGAGCTCGCCCTGGTGGACCTCGACGAGGGCCGGCTGCGGGGGGAGACGATGGACCTTCAGCACGGCAGCCCCTTCCTGAGGATGCCGCACATCGTGGCCAGCAAGGACTACGTCGTCACCGCCAACTCCAGCCTCGTGATTGTCACCGCAGGCGCGCGCCAGGAGAAGGGCGAGTCACGCCTCAATTTAGTCCAGCGAAACGTGAGCATCTTTAAGTTGGTCATTTCCAACGTTATCCGCTACAGCCCTGGCTGCAAACTGATTGTCGTGTCCAATCCGGTGGACATCTTAAGTTACGTAGCCTGGAAGTTGAGCGAATTTCCCCAGAACCGCGTCATCGGGAGCGGTTGCAACCTGGATACCGCCCGTTTCCGCTTCTTGATTGGGCAGAGGCTTGGCGTCCACCCCGAGAGCTGTCACGGCTGGGTCCTGGGGGAGCACGGGGACTCCAGCGTTCCCGTGTGGAGCGGCGTGAACGTCGCCGGTGTCTCCCTGAGGGGTCTGAACCCCGCTGTGGGGACCGACCGAGACCCCGAGCAGTGGAGAGACGTCCACCGCGACGTGATCGCCAGCGCCTACGAGATCATCAAAAGGAAGGGCTACACGTCCTGGGCCATCGGGCTGTCGGTGGCCGACCTGTCCGAGAGCATCCTGAGGGATCTGCGGAGAGTGCACCCCGTCTCCACCGTGGTCAAGGGCCTCTACGGAATCACGGAGGAGGTGTTCCTCAGCGTCCCCTGTGTCCTGGGCGAGCGCGGCATCACCGACCTCGTGAAGGTGAAGCTGACGCCCGAGGAGGAGGCGCGTCTGAAGAAGAGCGCGGAGACGCTCTGGGAAGTTCAGGAGGCGCTCGAGCTGTGAAGTTGTGCGGAGCCGCCCTTCTGAAGTTACTGAAGAAGAAGTAgtagttgggggggggggggtatgtGTCACATTTTTAATAAACCTGAATTTATAAAAGTTGGAAACAGGAAGGGGGGTAGAGTGACTCTCCTGTTTGTTTAGCCCCCAGCTCTTCTATTGAGCATCGAGATGCTGGatgatacttattttttttacaattccGAAGTGCATCAAAGGAGGTGTTTTTGTACCACTGATGTGCCAGTACTTTGTACATGTATGTAGTTGCCATTGGGCCCAAAAGAATGGAGGATGTAGGTGTTTCTTTTACCATAGAAATTCTGGTTCTTTTCATTAAGCACCTGTTAACTCTTTGTTCTGGCTGGATTATACCTATGTTCGCTTGTGTACTCTTTGTTACAAGTGGAAGCTTCTGTGCagtgtaaaaataaatgtacacgCAGTTACTTTTCGTAATGGAGCCTTCATTTCCCGGTGACAGCCCCTCACCTGGGCCTTGAAAAAGGCGGCAGAAAGGGAGCTGCAAGTGGGGGAGGCGTGTGTGCGCGGATgtgcacacactcatgcacacatacGAGTGAAGCAGGATCATTAggctaaaatgtgaaaataatactGATCTGGTTGGTGGCTGTTTTAAACTGTTTCGTGCAGTAAAAATACAAGCGTTTAGAAAGATGCCTGACAGTCAGAGGTGGTACAGTTACTGTCGTTttggcagagaaaggaaatgtcCCCAAATTTTGCAGTTACTAAAAATAAAGACTGAGTGAAATCATCgtagaaccacctctgagaaccTGACCTGTTGGCACATTAAGTCAAGAATCACATAATTGCTCTTATTGGGCTGGGTCTTAGCGGCACAGTGGGCCCTGGCCCTAAGGTGCTCCAGGGTCGTCCCTGTTGCTCAGTTTACTTCACGTCAACAGAAAGCTTTTGCTTTTGAATTGTGCCCTGTTGTTAATCACTGTCATAAAAATTGGCCATTTTAATGAGTGCTTGAGGGCTTGTATTTCTCAGAAAGTTACGCATTCACTTTTTATTCCTAAGTCGATTGACTTTACTGCAGATTCTAGACTTTATGCACGTGGTACAGTGAGGGAGAAAGTGAAGGTGCTTGTCTGAGTTTTACCTAAATGGTAATTCTGTAACTTAGAAAATGAGAAgctgagatttttaaattcatgGTAGCCTTCCTAATGCAGTTgactattaaataaataatacagtgTGTTCAAACACATCTCAGGATCCATGGGAATGTCAACAGGCCTAATCACAATTGACAGGTGCCAGCATCTGCTAAGTTCAGCCAGTCCTGCTTAGCTGAATGTTATCAAGGAGACAGGACAGCAGTCCACCCACAAGAAGACCCTTTTCCATGCTGACCAGAGCTCCCGTACTATTTCATTGAAAACATTtagaagctggggctggccccgtggccgagtggttaagttcgcgcgctccgctgcaggcggcccagtgtttcgtcggttcgaatcctgggcgcggacatggcactgctcgtcagaccacgctgaggcagcgtcccacatgccacaactagaggaacccacaatgaagaatacacaactatgtaccggggggctttggggagaaaaaggaaaaaataaaatcttaaaaaaaaaaaaaaaagaaaacatttagaagCTGTTCTGATTACTCAGGAAGCAATGTCATATAATGGGACTGATTGGTATGCGGAGCTCCCTGAAAGTGGGAAGAGTGGTGGTTTGGTTGTTCCAGGTGGTTCTAAGCACTTTTTAAGCTGAACTACACAGAGTTCCTCTTCCCCTTTGTCCAACCCTTGAGTTTTTATTCAGCCATGTTTCAGCCAAATTCAGTGTAATATTGAAGGGGGTCTGACTATGCCTTATGTCTATTTTGTAATTCTCTTCACCGTCAGTGTCAGTTGGGATAGGCCGGGTTATgcaacagtaaaaaaacaatcTCCAGAtgtgtggcttaaaacagcaaagcTTGATTTCTCTGGTAAATCCATTATGGGTTTACGCCACTCTCTAGGGACGCTGTCCTCCGCAAGCTGGCTCTGTACCTCATGTTGCTCTGATGTTGATGTCCCACATGATTGCTatggaaagggaagagaggctgggagaATCAAACACCTGCATTCTGGAAGTGATGCCCCTTTCTTTTGCTCACATTTCATTAGCCAGAACTAGCCATGTAGTTACCTGACTTCAAAAGAGTGGAGAAGTATAACCCCCGTATCCAGAAGTAGATGAGTACTGGCTACTGGGGGATGTGGGTAATAATCTGCCAGtccattctaaataaaatggccACCATTGCAAGAGA is a genomic window of Equus przewalskii isolate Varuska chromosome 32, EquPr2, whole genome shotgun sequence containing:
- the LOC103549313 gene encoding L-lactate dehydrogenase A-like 6A, giving the protein MSWAVGVLRAGRSVNAARASFLSPRMAPCPRQAAGGSPVAKVATVQRELLEPFSSEEAVRRSKVSVVGTGAVGMACAVSILLKGLSDELALVDLDEGRLRGETMDLQHGSPFLRMPHIVASKDYVVTANSSLVIVTAGARQEKGESRLNLVQRNVSIFKLVISNVIRYSPGCKLIVVSNPVDILSYVAWKLSEFPQNRVIGSGCNLDTARFRFLIGQRLGVHPESCHGWVLGEHGDSSVPVWSGVNVAGVSLRGLNPAVGTDRDPEQWRDVHRDVIASAYEIIKRKGYTSWAIGLSVADLSESILRDLRRVHPVSTVVKGLYGITEEVFLSVPCVLGERGITDLVKVKLTPEEEARLKKSAETLWEVQEALEL